The following proteins are encoded in a genomic region of Oscillospiraceae bacterium:
- a CDS encoding GNAT family N-acetyltransferase translates to MTDLKTVMTCENNLLCHCANLIKTSFAHFFYSDTNKNSHDCNHAVISDLSDSESALEMVEAFYYTKAVTPRIFFGGFENERELLTPALRKRGWTIEVADRKLMLWGGGSLKEYTSPKLQIIRKERFDDEIYNMFFAHDGGDWCALATRDCMNYGSIDVFVGRENSCGAASVSIEHDNITHLALVQDVFTLPQFRGKGYARAMMSAAMRFQLEHYNNKDIYLWVENPVAMRVYEDIGFVYSDWNVDTWFAFKQ, encoded by the coding sequence ATGACCGATTTAAAAACCGTCATGACCTGTGAAAACAACTTGCTGTGCCACTGCGCGAATCTTATAAAGACCTCTTTTGCCCACTTTTTCTATTCCGACACCAATAAAAATTCGCACGACTGCAACCACGCCGTGATCTCTGATTTGTCTGACTCGGAATCGGCGCTGGAGATGGTCGAAGCGTTTTATTATACCAAAGCCGTCACACCGCGCATCTTCTTCGGCGGTTTTGAAAACGAACGTGAGCTGCTGACTCCGGCGCTCCGAAAACGCGGTTGGACGATTGAGGTCGCTGACCGAAAACTGATGTTATGGGGCGGCGGTTCACTCAAGGAATACACCTCTCCGAAGCTGCAGATTATTCGTAAAGAACGCTTTGACGATGAGATTTATAATATGTTCTTCGCCCACGACGGCGGCGACTGGTGCGCGCTGGCCACACGCGATTGCATGAATTACGGCAGTATCGACGTATTTGTTGGGCGTGAAAACAGCTGCGGCGCTGCCTCGGTCAGCATTGAACACGACAATATCACCCATCTTGCACTGGTACAGGACGTCTTTACCCTGCCGCAGTTTCGGGGAAAAGGGTATGCCCGGGCGATGATGAGCGCGGCGATGCGCTTTCAGCTCGAGCATTATAACAATAAAGATATTTATTTATGGGTCGAAAATCCGGTCGCCATGCGTGTCTATGAGGACATTGGATTTGTTTATTCCGATTGGAATGTAGACACTTGGTTTGCATTTAAACAATAA
- a CDS encoding patatin-like phospholipase family protein, which translates to MLDKSKIKAFNELKIGLVMSGGGAKGAYEGGVIAALYDLDLRDKVKAVSGTSIGALNTMLFATGDQKLCRELWNEKDVAGFMFKNGRVPSERRKEFLKFVNTGRGFPDFHSAISYIAAGNQSAFTLEGVRQFIQSCDIAPLWRDGRDYYVCAYNCERFEPEYFHLNECDYKRAVDCTLASAAIPYLFEPIVMDGIRYCDGGIAAPGSPDENADGTPFKPLLEKDLDILIGVHLREPSQVKTIPSTPEREVIDIVPTRSIEPVRGISAMNFTHSYLRDKYELGYRDAMSLLAPKIISWLKAAEEKKSLFKRS; encoded by the coding sequence ATGCTGGACAAATCTAAAATCAAAGCGTTTAACGAACTGAAAATCGGCCTTGTGATGTCGGGCGGCGGTGCAAAAGGCGCCTATGAGGGCGGTGTGATTGCGGCGCTTTATGATCTCGATCTGCGCGATAAAGTCAAAGCGGTTTCGGGTACATCCATCGGCGCGTTGAATACGATGCTGTTTGCCACCGGGGATCAAAAACTCTGCCGAGAGCTTTGGAATGAGAAGGACGTCGCGGGATTTATGTTTAAAAACGGCAGAGTGCCGTCGGAAAGGAGAAAAGAATTTTTAAAATTCGTCAATACCGGGCGCGGTTTTCCCGATTTCCACTCGGCGATCTCCTACATAGCCGCCGGAAACCAGTCGGCCTTTACGCTTGAGGGCGTTCGGCAGTTCATCCAGTCCTGCGACATCGCGCCACTGTGGCGTGACGGACGGGATTATTATGTCTGTGCCTATAACTGTGAGCGGTTTGAACCGGAATATTTTCATCTGAACGAATGCGATTATAAACGCGCCGTCGACTGTACGTTGGCCTCGGCTGCGATCCCGTATCTGTTCGAGCCGATTGTAATGGACGGCATCCGGTATTGCGACGGCGGAATCGCTGCCCCCGGGTCTCCGGATGAAAATGCTGACGGAACGCCTTTCAAGCCCCTTTTAGAAAAAGACTTGGATATCCTCATCGGCGTGCATCTTCGGGAGCCGTCACAGGTTAAAACGATCCCTTCGACGCCGGAACGGGAGGTCATCGATATTGTCCCGACCCGTTCCATCGAGCCGGTCAGGGGCATTTCGGCCATGAATTTTACGCATTCTTATCTGCGCGATAAATACGAACTCGGATATCGGGATGCAATGAGCCTATTAGCGCCGAAAATCATCTCTTGGCTCAAGGCAGCAGAAGAGAAAAAATCCCTTTTCAAGCGTTCTTGA
- the coaD gene encoding pantetheine-phosphate adenylyltransferase, which produces MKKIAICPGSFDPVTYGHIDIIRRAASLFDEVIVVVANNPDKKRHFTAQQRLEFLKESLSDISNVSVDVWDGLTAEYARKVGAAAIVRGLRAMTDFENEFQLALTNKKLYPDGDTVFLTTKLENLYMSSSMVRQLAGFGGDTTEFVPPCVSAAFKNRGKNK; this is translated from the coding sequence ATGAAGAAAATTGCAATTTGTCCCGGGAGTTTCGACCCCGTGACTTACGGACATATCGATATCATACGGCGGGCAGCCTCGCTGTTTGATGAGGTCATTGTCGTGGTTGCCAACAATCCGGATAAGAAACGGCATTTTACGGCGCAGCAGCGGTTGGAGTTTTTAAAAGAGTCCCTGTCCGATATCTCAAATGTGTCGGTTGACGTTTGGGACGGCCTGACCGCCGAATACGCCCGAAAGGTCGGTGCCGCCGCCATTGTCAGAGGTCTGCGCGCGATGACCGATTTCGAGAATGAATTCCAATTGGCGTTGACCAATAAAAAGCTTTATCCCGACGGCGATACCGTGTTTTTGACCACGAAGCTCGAAAACCTGTATATGTCGTCCTCGATGGTTCGGCAGTTAGCGGGTTTCGGCGGCGATACGACCGAATTTGTTCCTCCCTGTGTCAGTGCCGCTTTTAAAAACCGGGGAAAAAACAAATAA
- the serC gene encoding 3-phosphoserine/phosphohydroxythreonine transaminase, which produces MERVFNFSAGPSMLPLEVLQKAQSELVNYGTCGMSVMEMSHRSKDYEAIIEAAEADLRTLMAIPDNYTVLFLQGGASLQFDMIPMNLLTGSKKADFVITGQWSKRAVAEASKFGTANVVASSADKVFNYIPDLDPNTFSKDADYFHITLNNTIYGTRFTKLPDVGNVPLIADMSSSILSEQIDITKFGMIYAGAQKNLGPAGVTVVIIRNDLIGHEPANTPTMLSYAIHAKEKSMFNTPPTYAIYVMGLVFKWMLERGGVSEMQKINEKKAAILYNFLDNSKLFKGTVVKNDRSLMNIPFILPTEELNDMFIKTAKQAGFVNLKGHRTVGGMRASIYNAMPVEGVEALVEFMAKFEGESLKN; this is translated from the coding sequence ATGGAACGAGTATTTAACTTCTCTGCGGGTCCCTCCATGCTCCCGCTCGAAGTACTGCAAAAAGCACAGAGCGAACTGGTCAACTACGGCACTTGCGGCATGTCGGTGATGGAGATGAGCCACCGCTCCAAGGATTACGAAGCCATCATTGAAGCGGCCGAAGCCGACCTGCGTACGCTGATGGCGATCCCCGACAACTATACCGTATTATTTTTACAGGGCGGCGCTTCGCTGCAGTTCGATATGATCCCGATGAATCTTTTAACCGGCAGTAAAAAAGCTGATTTCGTTATAACCGGGCAATGGTCCAAACGTGCGGTCGCCGAGGCCTCCAAATTCGGCACGGCAAACGTCGTTGCAAGTTCCGCAGACAAAGTTTTCAACTACATCCCCGACCTTGACCCGAACACCTTCTCCAAGGACGCGGATTATTTTCATATCACTCTGAACAATACTATTTACGGCACCCGGTTCACAAAACTGCCCGACGTCGGGAATGTACCGTTGATTGCGGATATGTCTTCATCAATTCTCTCCGAACAGATTGACATTACCAAATTCGGAATGATTTATGCCGGTGCGCAGAAAAATCTCGGGCCGGCGGGCGTTACGGTCGTGATTATTCGAAACGACCTGATCGGGCACGAGCCGGCGAACACCCCGACCATGCTCTCTTATGCGATTCACGCCAAGGAAAAATCGATGTTCAACACCCCGCCGACTTATGCGATCTACGTCATGGGTTTGGTGTTCAAATGGATGCTGGAACGCGGCGGTGTGTCTGAAATGCAGAAAATCAACGAGAAAAAAGCCGCGATTTTATATAATTTCCTCGACAACTCAAAACTGTTTAAAGGCACGGTCGTTAAAAATGATCGCTCTCTGATGAACATCCCATTCATTCTGCCTACCGAGGAACTCAACGATATGTTTATCAAAACGGCGAAACAAGCGGGTTTTGTCAATCTCAAAGGCCACCGCACTGTCGGCGGTATGCGCGCAAGCATCTACAACGCAATGCCGGTCGAGGGTGTTGAAGCTTTGGTGGAATTTATGGCCAAGTTCGAGGGGGAAAGCTTGAAAAATTAA
- a CDS encoding phosphoglycerate dehydrogenase has protein sequence MYKIQTLNAISDSGLSLLTPPEFTVCSDCTEPDGIILRSFNMNDMELPKSLLAVARAGAGVNNIPIDACSDRGIVVFNTPGANANAVKELVVAALLLSSRKIAEGIAWAKTLTDAEDVAKTVEKGKSQFIGPEIRGKKLGVIGLGAIGAQVANTGYALDMQVCGHDPFLSVDAAWSLSRAVKKACSIEELVATSDYISLHVPYTEKTKGLYGKELFQATKKGARLLNFSRGELVDTAALADAIADGTIACYATDFPSKEVLALPNTLCIPHLGASTPESEDNCAEMAAEEMINYLKYGIIRNSVNFPACNVPYGGKPRVTVLHKNIPNMVSSITSIISGGGHNIEYMSNQSRGNWAYTLIDLDNELTDTRPLLERILGIMGVTGARII, from the coding sequence ATGTATAAGATTCAAACGTTAAACGCCATTTCCGACTCCGGCCTGTCCCTGCTGACGCCGCCTGAATTCACAGTCTGTTCCGATTGTACAGAACCGGATGGAATTATTCTGCGAAGCTTCAATATGAACGATATGGAGCTGCCCAAATCGCTGCTGGCAGTCGCCAGAGCGGGCGCAGGCGTGAATAATATTCCGATTGACGCCTGTTCCGACCGCGGCATCGTGGTCTTTAACACGCCGGGTGCGAACGCCAATGCCGTCAAAGAACTCGTCGTCGCGGCCTTGTTGCTGTCATCACGCAAGATCGCCGAGGGTATTGCCTGGGCAAAAACGCTGACGGATGCGGAAGATGTTGCTAAGACGGTTGAAAAAGGCAAATCGCAGTTTATCGGCCCGGAGATCAGAGGCAAAAAACTGGGCGTCATCGGACTAGGCGCCATCGGCGCGCAGGTCGCCAACACGGGTTACGCACTCGATATGCAGGTCTGCGGTCACGATCCGTTTTTGAGCGTCGACGCGGCCTGGAGCTTATCGCGTGCCGTCAAAAAAGCCTGTTCCATTGAGGAACTTGTCGCCACCAGCGACTATATTTCACTGCATGTGCCCTACACCGAAAAAACCAAAGGATTGTACGGAAAAGAACTGTTTCAAGCCACCAAAAAGGGGGCGCGGCTTTTAAACTTTTCACGCGGGGAACTCGTCGACACCGCCGCGCTGGCCGATGCCATCGCAGACGGTACGATTGCCTGTTATGCCACCGATTTCCCGTCCAAAGAAGTGCTTGCGCTGCCCAACACGCTCTGCATCCCCCACCTCGGCGCTTCGACCCCCGAGTCCGAGGACAACTGCGCCGAGATGGCCGCCGAAGAGATGATCAATTATCTCAAATACGGCATCATCCGCAACTCGGTCAATTTCCCGGCCTGCAATGTGCCCTACGGCGGCAAGCCCCGTGTTACTGTTTTGCATAAAAACATTCCCAACATGGTCAGCTCCATTACGTCGATCATCTCCGGCGGCGGACATAATATCGAATACATGTCCAACCAGAGCCGCGGCAACTGGGCTTATACGCTGATTGATTTGGATAATGAACTCACCGACACCCGTCCTTTACTCGAGCGAATTTTGGGAATTATGGGCGTGACCGGCGCAAGGATTATTTAA
- a CDS encoding sugar kinase, with product MAKIVCFGEIMLRLSPPNYQRFVQCDSFDVYYAGGEANVSVSLANYGLDAAFVTKVPAHEIGQAAVNELRRFGVDTSMIVRGGERLGIYYCEKGASQRPSKVIYDRKYASIAAADPSEFDWEKIFTGCAWFHFTGITPALSDNCAAACLDAVKTARKLGVKVSCDLNYRKNLWSTEKAGKVMGELMKYVDLCIANEEDADKVFGIKAPNTDVGGGKLSHEGYKFVAAELSKRFGCEKVAITLRSSKSANDNNWAGMLYDGKDYYFSKNYDVHIVDRVGGGDSFGGGLIYGILTGMSSADALEFAVAASCLKHAVEGDFNHVSVAEVKALAGGDGSGRVQR from the coding sequence ATGGCTAAAATCGTCTGTTTCGGCGAGATCATGCTTCGGCTCTCGCCCCCGAACTACCAGCGGTTCGTCCAATGCGACAGCTTTGACGTCTATTATGCGGGCGGCGAGGCCAATGTCAGCGTCAGTTTGGCCAACTACGGCCTCGACGCGGCGTTTGTGACCAAAGTTCCGGCGCATGAGATCGGCCAGGCAGCCGTCAACGAGCTGCGCCGTTTCGGCGTCGATACTTCGATGATTGTACGCGGCGGGGAACGGCTGGGCATCTATTATTGCGAAAAAGGCGCTTCCCAGCGTCCTTCTAAGGTCATCTACGACCGCAAATACGCCTCGATCGCGGCGGCGGATCCGTCCGAGTTCGACTGGGAAAAAATTTTTACGGGCTGTGCGTGGTTCCATTTTACCGGCATCACCCCCGCCCTGTCCGACAACTGCGCTGCGGCCTGCCTCGATGCGGTGAAAACCGCAAGAAAACTCGGCGTTAAGGTCAGCTGCGATTTGAATTACCGCAAAAACCTCTGGTCGACCGAGAAGGCCGGCAAGGTCATGGGCGAACTGATGAAGTACGTTGACCTGTGCATCGCCAACGAAGAGGATGCGGACAAGGTCTTCGGCATTAAGGCCCCGAACACCGATGTCGGCGGCGGTAAGCTGAGCCACGAGGGTTACAAGTTCGTCGCGGCGGAACTCTCCAAGCGGTTCGGCTGCGAAAAGGTGGCTATCACGCTGCGCAGCTCCAAATCGGCCAACGACAACAACTGGGCCGGTATGCTTTATGACGGCAAGGACTATTATTTCTCCAAGAACTACGATGTGCACATCGTCGATCGGGTCGGCGGCGGAGACAGCTTCGGCGGCGGCCTGATCTACGGCATACTGACCGGCATGAGCAGTGCCGATGCGCTCGAATTCGCGGTTGCGGCCTCTTGCCTGAAGCATGCGGTCGAAGGCGACTTCAACCACGTCTCGGTCGCAGAGGTCAAAGCCCTCGCGGGCGGCGACGGCAGCGGTAGAGTCCAGCGGTAA
- a CDS encoding radical SAM protein, translating into MHYKQYKSILSAKNGMNIYRGCQHGCIYCDSRSLCYQFLHDFEDIEVKTGAPEQLESELLRKRSRVMVGTGSMCDPYIPLEKEIEYTRRCLEVIDRLEFGLAILTKSDLILRGLDLLKSINEKAKCVVQITLTTYDEDLCKILEPNVCTTKRRFEVLKTLRDNGIPTVVWMCPILPFINDTEENLRGILSYCFEAGVKGIICWDMGVTLRDGDREYFYAALNRHFPGIMQKYIQKYGLAYSCISDNSPKLMKIFHNECEKHGVMHDVGQIFRYMNMLEEKNEQLTLI; encoded by the coding sequence ATGCATTATAAACAATACAAATCCATTCTTTCTGCCAAAAACGGCATGAATATTTATCGCGGCTGTCAGCACGGGTGTATCTACTGCGACAGCCGCAGTTTGTGTTATCAGTTTTTGCACGATTTTGAAGATATCGAGGTTAAGACCGGCGCACCCGAACAGTTGGAAAGCGAATTGCTTCGAAAGCGCAGCCGCGTCATGGTCGGAACCGGCTCAATGTGCGATCCGTATATCCCGCTTGAAAAGGAAATCGAATACACCCGCCGCTGCCTTGAAGTGATTGACCGATTGGAATTCGGACTTGCGATTTTGACGAAATCCGATTTGATTCTGCGCGGCCTCGATCTGCTGAAAAGCATTAATGAAAAAGCCAAATGTGTGGTACAGATCACGCTGACAACTTATGACGAGGATTTATGTAAAATTCTCGAGCCGAACGTCTGCACAACCAAAAGGCGGTTTGAGGTCTTGAAAACTTTGCGTGATAACGGCATTCCGACGGTGGTCTGGATGTGTCCGATACTGCCATTTATAAACGACACCGAAGAAAACCTGCGCGGGATTTTATCTTATTGTTTCGAGGCCGGGGTGAAAGGCATTATCTGCTGGGATATGGGGGTAACCTTGCGCGACGGTGACCGCGAGTATTTTTATGCCGCGCTCAACCGGCATTTCCCGGGCATAATGCAAAAATACATTCAAAAATACGGGCTTGCCTACTCGTGCATCAGCGACAACAGCCCGAAACTGATGAAAATTTTCCACAATGAATGTGAAAAACACGGCGTGATGCACGATGTGGGTCAGATTTTTCGCTATATGAACATGCTGGAAGAAAAGAATGAACAGCTGACGCTGATTTGA
- a CDS encoding ATPase, with protein sequence MSEKRLSIEDIIDEIHDLLDKAWDLPLSRGHSVVDAAKMRDLLEEIRGGLPDEIGQAQKIVADRSDIITSAKREAESIIAAAEERAKKLISEERIVHDAKELAQNIVSDAEYKAGEVKQGAVVFADNILKRTEDEFTKGLNDLRQSRASLRNTRRED encoded by the coding sequence ATGTCAGAAAAACGGCTCAGCATTGAAGACATCATCGACGAGATCCATGATTTACTTGACAAAGCGTGGGATTTGCCGCTGTCCAGAGGGCACAGTGTTGTTGATGCGGCGAAAATGCGCGATCTGCTGGAGGAAATCCGCGGTGGTCTGCCTGATGAGATCGGGCAGGCGCAGAAAATCGTTGCCGACCGCAGCGACATCATCACATCCGCCAAACGGGAGGCAGAGTCAATCATCGCAGCTGCCGAGGAACGTGCGAAAAAACTCATTTCCGAAGAGCGAATCGTGCATGATGCAAAGGAACTGGCTCAGAATATTGTCAGTGACGCCGAGTACAAAGCCGGGGAAGTCAAGCAGGGCGCCGTTGTTTTTGCCGACAACATTTTAAAGCGAACCGAAGATGAATTTACCAAGGGGCTCAACGACCTTCGTCAGTCGCGTGCGTCCCTTCGCAATACCCGCAGAGAGGATTAA